In the Lentimicrobiaceae bacterium genome, CCCCTGTGATGCAAAAATGATATTTCGCGATGCATTTACAAGTAAACCACAGTCGCTGTTCATGCCATAACGGGCTACTTCTGTTAGGCTACCTCCTTGTGCACCCACACCAGGAACCAATAAAAAATGCCTGGGGATAATTTTACGAATTTCCGTCAGCATTTCTGCACGGGTAGCCCCTGCCACGTACATCATATTTTCGGCAGTACCCCACAACTTCGATTTTTCCAGAACCTGTTTAAACAGAGGTTTTTCATCACAATGCTGTAACTGGAAATCGGCTGCCCCTTTGTTTGAGGTTAACGCCAACAACACACCCCATTTTCCGGCAAAAGACAAAAACGGACTTACAGAATCTTCACCCATGTAAGGGGCTATAGTTACAGCATCAAAATTCAGGCTGTTTTTCGGGTCGAAAAAAGCTTTTGCATACTGCTGCGAAGTATTCCCGATATCGCCTCTTTTGGCGTCGGCAATGGTGAATACTTTTTGCGGAATCCGGTTAATATATTGCATTGTTTTTTCGAGGCTTTCCCAACCTTTTCGCCCCCGGCTTTCATAAAAAGCAAGGTTAGGTTTGTATGCCACCGCAAGGGAAATGGTGGCATCAATTATCTGCCTGTTGAATGCGAAAACAGGGTCATCATCATCAAGCAGGTGGATGGGTATTTTGGAAATATCGCTGTCGAGCCCTACGCAAAGGAACGACCTTTTATCTTTTATCAGTTGAATGAGTTCGCTGCGGTTCATGGCATTAATATTTTTTGACTAAGGCTACGTTTTTTTATCATCATCACTGCACCACCACTCTAACCCCCAATTTCTATCCATTACGCAACCGCTTCCTTCAGGCGTTCGGCATTTTCGGCAAGCTGTAGTGCATCAATCATAGATTGAATATCACCATCGGTGAAAGTCTGCAGGTTGTACATAGTAAGATTGATGCGATGGTCGGTAACACGACTTTGGGGATAGTTATATGTCCGGATTTTTGCAGAACGGTCGCCAGTAGAAACCATAGTTTTGCGTTTAGAGGCTATTTCGTCGAGGTATTTTTTGTACTCAAGTTCAAAAATACGGGTGCGCAACACATTCATGGCTTTATCCAGATTTTTGATCTGCGATTTCTGGTCCTGGCACGAAACGACAATACCTGTAGGAACATGGGTAAGGCGTACTGCCGAATAAGTAGTATTTACCGATTGTCCGCCGGGTCCGGAAGAACAAAATGTTTCTTTTTTTATGTCAGAAGGTTTTATTTCCACGTCGAACTCGTCAGCTTCGGGCAAAACGGCAACGGTTGCGGCGGAGGTATGTACGCGTCCCTGTGTCTCAGTAATGGGAACCCGCTGCACGCGGTGCACTCCCGATTCGTATTTCATCTGCCCGTATACATTTTCGCCTGATACATTAAAAATTACTTCTTTGTAGCCTCCCATCGTTCCTTCGGTGTAGTCAACCACTTCTGCCTTCCATCCCTTGTTCTCACAATATTTAAGGTACATACGGTAAAGGTCACCGGCAAAGATGCTGGCTTCGTCGCCTCCGGTTCCGGCGCGTATTTCCACTATGGCATTTTTTCTATCCTGAGGGTCGGCAGGAATAAGCATCAGGCGAATGTTTTCATCTAACTGTTCTTTACGAAGGGTAAGTTCGTTGAGTTCATCCTTAGCCATTGCCCTAAAATCTTCGTCTTTTTCGTTGTATAGCATTTCTTTTGCCGACTTTATATTATCAAGGACAGCAGTATACTGATTGTAAGCATCTATAACAGGCTGAAGGTCTTTGTAATCTTTACTCAGTTTAACATAATTTTTCATATCCGACATCACTGCAGGGTCGTTCATTTCCTGTTCAATTTCGAGGTATCGTTGATAAATAGCGGCTAATTTCTCTAACATGCTGATGGACTATAATTAAAAATGGTTGCAAAGGTATAAAAAAAACAAAAGCCTTCCGGTTAGGGAAGGCTGTTAAGGGTGCGCAAAGATGGAAATTTTTTAAATTTTTTTCACGTTGATTGCTTTAATACCTTTTTTATCTTCCACCACTTCATAGGTAACAGCATCGTTTTCACCTACAGGCTTGTCTAACAGACCGGAAACATGGAAGAAGATTTCATTTTGTGTTTCATCCTCAACGATAAAGCCGAAGCCTTTTTTAATGTTGAAGAACTTAATTTTACCAGTAATCATACAAGTTGAATTTAATTAATTAACGCAAAGTTAAATTTTTTTTTAATAATCAAACAGATATAAAGAAATTTAATACAATTCCTGAAACCGGACTACAGTTTCGGACCTGCAGCCATTACCAATCGTTTGCCTTCGT is a window encoding:
- the pyrF gene encoding orotidine-5'-phosphate decarboxylase, whose amino-acid sequence is MNRSELIQLIKDKRSFLCVGLDSDISKIPIHLLDDDDPVFAFNRQIIDATISLAVAYKPNLAFYESRGRKGWESLEKTMQYINRIPQKVFTIADAKRGDIGNTSQQYAKAFFDPKNSLNFDAVTIAPYMGEDSVSPFLSFAGKWGVLLALTSNKGAADFQLQHCDEKPLFKQVLEKSKLWGTAENMMYVAGATRAEMLTEIRKIIPRHFLLVPGVGAQGGSLTEVARYGMNSDCGLLVNASRNIIFASQGKDFTQKAYQEAHAMQKEMESLLITHGVIK
- the prfA gene encoding peptide chain release factor 1, whose product is MLEKLAAIYQRYLEIEQEMNDPAVMSDMKNYVKLSKDYKDLQPVIDAYNQYTAVLDNIKSAKEMLYNEKDEDFRAMAKDELNELTLRKEQLDENIRLMLIPADPQDRKNAIVEIRAGTGGDEASIFAGDLYRMYLKYCENKGWKAEVVDYTEGTMGGYKEVIFNVSGENVYGQMKYESGVHRVQRVPITETQGRVHTSAATVAVLPEADEFDVEIKPSDIKKETFCSSGPGGQSVNTTYSAVRLTHVPTGIVVSCQDQKSQIKNLDKAMNVLRTRIFELEYKKYLDEIASKRKTMVSTGDRSAKIRTYNYPQSRVTDHRINLTMYNLQTFTDGDIQSMIDALQLAENAERLKEAVA
- a CDS encoding cold shock domain-containing protein; amino-acid sequence: MITGKIKFFNIKKGFGFIVEDETQNEIFFHVSGLLDKPVGENDAVTYEVVEDKKGIKAINVKKI